From a region of the Uranotaenia lowii strain MFRU-FL unplaced genomic scaffold, ASM2978415v1 HiC_scaffold_109, whole genome shotgun sequence genome:
- the LOC129759122 gene encoding uncharacterized protein LOC129759122, with protein MASVNTSKCVEYYTQGRIIGDCCKMDYPFPIDPFNECLEIAEEKVPRKQFLSFLACTFECYAENIGTIKNNTVLLEKAIEYIDQYPQGLHNDVRKVAWKTCAKKASQIAAALAGHKDKCNPFALEMESCIQSLVNRNCPETYYHHLSEICHEARTLPHCVHKWVN; from the exons ATGGCTTCGGTCAACACTTCGAAATGTGTGGAATATTACACACAG GGCCGGATTATCGGTGATTGCTGCAAAATGGATTATCCCTTCCCCATTGATCCTTTCAATGAATGCTTGGAAATAGCTGAAGAAAAAGTCCCGCGTAAACAATTTCTTAGTTTTCTTGCG TGTACCTTTGAATGCTATGCCGAAAATATtggaacaattaaaaataatacagtTTTGCTGGAAAAGGCTATCGAGTATATTGATCAGTACCCACAAGGTTTGCATAACGATGTGAGGAAGGTCGCCTGGAAAACTTGTGCCAAAAAGGCTTCTCAAATTGCGGCAGCTTTGGCTGGTCACAAGGACAAGTGCAATCCATTTGCCCTGGAAATGGAATCCTGTATTCAGTCTTTAGTCAATCGTAACTGTCCGGAAACGTATTATCACCACCTCA GTGAAATATGTCATGAAGCACGGACATTGCCACATTGTGTGCACAAATGGGTcaattga